A window of Cryptomeria japonica chromosome 3, Sugi_1.0, whole genome shotgun sequence contains these coding sequences:
- the LOC131061771 gene encoding G-type lectin S-receptor-like serine/threonine-protein kinase SD2-2, with product MPKGSLNSILFTGSSKSKRKVVDWKTRFEIALGTARGLLYLHEECRDHIIHCDVKPESILLDGDLSPNLVDFWLAKLVGRDFSHVPTTTRGTRGYLAPEWISGLPITPKVDVYSFGTTLLEIISGRRNLDLKVQDSSLFYFPPWLATQIQQGNTMNIVEEGVAEEANMEEVRSLCVVALLCIQEDEEVRPSMMQVVQMLEGKMEPQTP from the coding sequence ATGCCCAAGGGTTCTCTGAATTCTATACTGTTCACCGGTAGTTCCAAAAGTAAACGGAAGGTAGTCGACTGGAAGACCCGATTTGAGATCGCACTAGGCACTGCAAGAGGGTTACTTTATCTCCATGAAGAATGTCGAGATCACATCATTCACTGCGATGTTAAGCCGGAAAGCATTCTGCTGGATGGTGATTTGTCACCTAATTTGGTCGATTTTTGGCTAGCAAAGCTTGTGGGTAGAGATTTTAGTCATGTGCCGACCACTACAAGGGGAACGAGAGGATACTTGGCTCCAGAGTGGATCTCCGGTCTTCCCATCACTCCCAAGGTTGACGTCTACAGTTTTGGTACGACACTCTTGGAAATCATTTCGGGGCGAAGAAATCTGGACTTAAAAGTGCAAGATTCAAGTTTGTTTTACTTTCCCCCATGGCTTGCAACTCAAATTCAGCAGGGGAACACAATGAACATTGTGGAGGAGGGTGTTGCAGAGGAGGCAAACATGGAAGAGGTGAGAAGTTTATGTGTTGTAGCCTTGTTATGCATTCAAGAGGACGAGGAAGTGAGGCCTAGCATGATGCAAGTGGTGCAGATGCTAGAAGGGAAGATGGAGCCTCAAACTCCGTAG